The Tripterygium wilfordii isolate XIE 37 chromosome 5, ASM1340144v1, whole genome shotgun sequence genome window below encodes:
- the LOC119998639 gene encoding transcription factor ORG2-like — protein sequence MLDLSPLVSTYGWPLEELQNHEDVSYNNNNRDIESTPESLIDHLPLPLPLPHQPPLELLDAFTSSYANTAAEPNKVIIKKLNHNASERDRRKKVNCLYSFLRSLLPGEDQMKKLSIPGTVSRALKYIPELQQQVERLVKKREELWSIQQDYAIHNQESQVIRRPKKLALSSPSTVSAKRVSDAAVAVQITNSTMLHGQDSSLSHILHGLEQDDGLLLISANSFVSSGGIIFYNLHLQVERSYNLESEVLSKKILSLQEKREYLFS from the exons ATGTTAGATTTATCTCCTTTGGTCTCCACATATGGATGGCCTTTAGAGGAACTCCAAAACCATGAAGACGTatcttataataataataatagagaCATAGAAAGTACTCCTGAGTCTCTAATTGatcatcttcctcttcctcttcctcttcctcatcaaCCACCATTAGAGCTTCTTGATGCTTTCACATCTTCATATGCCAATACTGCTGCTGAACCCAACAAGGTCATTATTAAGAAGCTTAATCACAATGCCAGCGAACGCGATCGTCGCAAGAAAGTTAACTGCTTGTATTCATTTCTCCGATCACTTCTCCCCGGTGAGGATCAAATG AAGAAACTAAGCATACCTGGGACAGTTTCTCGAGCGCTAAAGTACATACCAGAATTGCAACAACAAGTGGAGAGATTGgttaaaaagagagaagagcTTTGGTCAATCCAACAAGATTATGCAATTCATAATCAAGAAAGCCAAGTAATTAGAAGGCCTAAGAAGCTGGCTCTTTCAAGTCCAAGTACAGTTTCAGCCAAAAGGGTTAGCGATGCAGCAGTTGCAGTTCAGATTACCAATTCAACAATGCTGCATGGTCAAGACTCCTCACTCTCTCATATCTTACATGGCTTAGAACAGGATGATGGCCTCCTCTTGATTAGTGCTAATTCATTTGTGTCTTCAGGAGGGATCATCTTCTATAACTTACATCTTCAG GTGGAAAGAAGTTATAATTTGGAGAGTGAGGTTTTAAGTAAGAAGATTTTGTCATTGCAGGAGAAGAGAGAATActtattttcttga
- the LOC119998120 gene encoding probable aquaporin TIP5-1 encodes MSGFKMAPTSLSSRFQQSVTPNALRSYLAEFISTFLYVFSVVGSTMASQKMMINAAADPSSLVIIAIANAFGLSSAVYIAANISGGHVNPAVTFSMAVGGHISVPTALFYWISQMLASVMACILLRVSTVSQHVPTYTITSEMTGFGASIMEGVMTFALVYTIYAAMDPRRGPPGAIGPLAIGLVAGANVLAAGPFSGGSMNPACAFGSAVVAGRFRNQAVYWVGPLVGATVAGLVYDNVVFPSQELDSSIRGMSEAGVRV; translated from the exons ATGTCAGGTTTCAAAATGGCCCCAACCTCCCTATCCTCTCGCTTCCAACAATCTGTCACTCCAAATGCTCTCAGATCATATCTTGCAGAGTTCATCTCCACATTCCTTTATGTTTTCTCTGTCGTCGGATCGACAATGGCTTCCC AGAAAATGATGATAAATGCAGCGGCGGATCCGTCGAGTCTGGTGATTATTGCGATTGCAAATGCATTTGGGTTGTCGTCGGCGGTGTACATTGCGGCGAACATCTCCGGAGGCCATGTGAATCCCGCCGTTACTTTTAGCATGGCGGTTGGGGGTCACATTAGTGTCCCAACCGCTCTGTTTTACTGGATTTCTCAAATGCTTGCATCCGTTATGGCTTGTATTCTCTTGAGAGTCTCCACTGTTTCACAG CATGTCCCTACATACACAATTACAAGTGAAATGACTGGATTTGGGGCATCAATTATGGAAGGTGTTATGACATTTGCTTTGGTTTACACTATCTATGCTGCCATGGACCCTAGACGTGGGCCACCGGGCGCCATTGGGCCGTTAGCAATTGGGCTTGTGGCAGGAGCCAATGTGTTGGCAGCCGGGCCCTTTTCGGGTGGTTCGATGAACCCGGCTTGTGCATTTGGGTCTGCAGTTGTTGCTGGTAGGTTCAGGAACCAAGCAGTTTATTGGGTTGGGCCTTTGGTTGGAGCCACGGTGGCTGGACTTGTGTATGACAATGTGGTGTTTCCTTCTCAGGAATTGGATTCTTCTATTAGAGGGATGTCAGAGGCTGGTGTTAGGGTTTAG
- the LOC119998801 gene encoding ribosomal RNA small subunit methyltransferase nep-1-like — protein MVRPYGVKVHKRKKREGNYDKEEEEVEEQSIQAAKKKTLKSTKEDEDVEKKAEEDEAEEEAAPVEVVEGIPAAPSDQKALKRGAIFVLERASLEVGKVGKSYQLLNSDEHANFLRRNNKNPADYRPDIIHQALLSILDSPLNKAGMVQAIYVKTEKGVLFEVKPHVRIPRTFKRFSGIMLQLLQKLSITAASNREKLLRVIKNPVTQYLPLNSRKTGLSYSSEKLVDIQKYVATISDDMDLVFVVGAMAHGKIDNDYTEDWIAISGYPLSAAFCISMICQGVAKKWNVL, from the exons ATGGTGAGGCCTTATGGAGTCAAAGTGCATAAGcgaaagaagagagaagggaactatgataaagaagaagaagaagttgaagaaCAATCGATTCAAGCAGCCAAGAAAAAGACTTTAAAATCTACCAAGGAAGATGAAGATGTTGAGAAGAAAGCGGAGGAAGatgaagcagaagaagaagcagcacCGGTAGAGGTGGTTGAGGGAATTCCAGCTGCCCCAAGTGACCAGAAGGCCCTGAAGCGTGGAGCAATTTTTGTTCTTGAGAGGGCCTCCTTGGAAGTTGGAAAAGTTGGGAAG AGTTACCAGCTTTTGAATTCGGATGAACATGCCAATTTCTTGCGGAGGAATAACAAGAATCCTGCTGATTACAGACCTGATATCATTCATCAG GCACTCCTGTCGATCTTGGATAGCCCACTTAATAAGGCTGGGATGGTGCAAGCTATCTATGTGAAAACTGAGAAAGGAGTTCTTTTTGAAGTTAAACCACATGTTCGTATTCCAAGGACCTTTAAGCGGTTTTCTGGCATCATGT TGCAGCTTTTACAGAAACTTAGCATAACTGCTGCGAGCAATCGTGAGAAACTTTTGCGTGTGATTAAGAATCCTGTTACCCAGTATCTTCCTCTAAACTCTCGTAAAACAG GCCTCTCTTATAGTTCAGAAAAATTGGTTGATATCCAGAAGTATGTGGCAACCATTAGTGATGATATGGATCTTGTTTTTGTG GTTGGTGCAATGGCCCATGGGAAAATTGACAACGATTATACTGAGGATTGGATAGCAA TTTCTGGTTATCCTCTTAGTGCTGCGTTCTGTATATCGATGATCTGCCAGGGTGTTGCAAAGAAATGGAACGTACTATAA